A part of Propioniciclava coleopterorum genomic DNA contains:
- a CDS encoding MATE family efflux transporter has protein sequence MTRTLTVGAPTRVIVAFTLPLLIGNLFQQAYQFTDAAVVGRMVGVDALAAVGASGSLVFLLLGFTLGAANGLAIPVARAFGSGDMPAMRRHVALGTLASAAISAVIVLIGLRYTRPMLALMQTPDVLMEDAAAFLMITFAAAPVTMAFNYLAAIIRALGDSRTPLIFLMLACFVNVGLVVLFIGSFGWGVGGAAWATAISQLASVVACLWLIRVRMPQLWLWREDWLPKRGETGESVRPGLAMGFQMSVIAIGAVILQYAINGLGPDAVAAATAAVRVDQVAVAPLASFGLALTTFVAQNRGAGHWRRIRVGVWEISLLTWLVSLLMGGLIYLFGTPVAQVFVGAGNEAVVSLAHDYLVVQAALYPVLASLFVLRNAVQGLGSNLMPTLAGFMELVFRAVAGLLLVGPLGFFGVAIAAPLAWIGAVTPVAIAWFVRRRELIRWEGPDVRTPSPGRVPVLAAT, from the coding sequence ATGACCAGGACCCTGACCGTCGGCGCGCCCACCCGCGTGATCGTCGCGTTCACCCTTCCCCTCCTCATCGGCAACCTCTTCCAGCAGGCCTACCAGTTCACCGACGCCGCGGTCGTCGGACGCATGGTGGGTGTCGACGCGCTCGCGGCCGTCGGCGCCTCCGGCTCGCTGGTGTTCCTCCTCCTCGGCTTCACCCTGGGCGCCGCCAACGGGCTCGCCATCCCGGTGGCGCGCGCGTTCGGCTCCGGCGACATGCCCGCCATGCGTCGCCACGTCGCCCTCGGCACGCTGGCGTCGGCGGCGATCTCGGCGGTCATCGTGCTCATCGGACTGCGCTACACCCGCCCGATGCTGGCGCTCATGCAGACCCCCGACGTCCTGATGGAGGACGCCGCCGCGTTCCTGATGATCACCTTCGCCGCCGCGCCGGTGACCATGGCGTTCAACTACCTCGCCGCGATCATCCGCGCGCTGGGCGACAGCCGGACCCCGCTGATCTTCCTGATGCTGGCGTGCTTCGTGAACGTCGGCCTGGTCGTCCTGTTCATCGGGAGCTTCGGCTGGGGCGTCGGCGGCGCCGCGTGGGCGACCGCGATCTCGCAGTTGGCGTCGGTGGTGGCCTGCCTGTGGCTGATCCGCGTCCGGATGCCGCAGCTGTGGCTGTGGCGCGAGGACTGGCTGCCCAAGCGCGGCGAGACGGGCGAGTCGGTGCGCCCGGGGCTGGCGATGGGCTTCCAGATGTCGGTGATCGCGATCGGCGCGGTCATCCTGCAGTACGCCATCAACGGGCTCGGCCCGGACGCCGTCGCCGCAGCCACCGCGGCGGTGCGCGTCGACCAGGTCGCCGTCGCGCCGCTGGCGTCCTTCGGGCTGGCGCTCACCACGTTCGTCGCGCAGAACCGCGGCGCCGGCCACTGGCGCCGGATCCGGGTGGGCGTCTGGGAGATCAGCCTGCTGACCTGGCTCGTCTCGCTGCTGATGGGCGGCCTGATCTACCTGTTCGGGACGCCGGTCGCCCAGGTGTTCGTCGGCGCCGGCAACGAGGCGGTCGTCTCGCTGGCCCACGACTACCTCGTCGTGCAGGCGGCGCTGTACCCCGTGCTGGCCTCCCTGTTCGTGCTCCGCAACGCCGTGCAGGGCCTCGGCTCGAACCTGATGCCCACGCTGGCCGGCTTCATGGAGCTCGTCTTCCGCGCCGTGGCCGGCCTGCTCCTGGTCGGGCCGCTCGGCTTCTTCGGCGTGGCGATCGCCGCGCCGCTGGCGTGGATCGGAGCGGTCACGCCCGTCGCGATCGCCTGGTTCGTCCGCCGGCGGGAGCTCATCCGGTGGGAGGGTCCCGACGTCCGCACGCCGAGCCCCGGCCGCGTCCCGGTGCTCGCGGCCACCTGA
- a CDS encoding sugar phosphate isomerase/epimerase family protein, which yields MAVLGVQMMMLKEQVADQGMFAVLQRLADLDLHAVEVSQIPMDEANTADLERGVAELGVQVGALSVALTPGPVVTGDNLAEHFDKIVSDCRRLGTRYVRIGMMPFTAMASKQACEAWAAECEEAAQRLAAEGITLCYHNHHVDLAQFDGERIFDIVRRVAPSLFFEVDLHWVQRGGMAPLAMLERYAGVCKLIHVKDFRVTPLPADAIEKMAAGDFAAGFQAFLNLAQFAEVGQGNMDWPALLPAAERAGAEFLFIEQDDTYGRDPFDCIADSRAYLASIGY from the coding sequence ATGGCCGTGCTGGGAGTCCAGATGATGATGCTCAAGGAGCAGGTCGCCGACCAGGGGATGTTCGCGGTGCTGCAGCGCCTCGCGGACCTCGACCTGCACGCCGTCGAGGTGAGCCAGATCCCGATGGACGAGGCGAACACCGCCGACCTGGAGCGTGGCGTGGCCGAACTCGGCGTCCAGGTGGGCGCCCTGTCGGTGGCGCTCACGCCCGGCCCCGTCGTGACCGGGGACAACCTGGCCGAGCACTTCGACAAGATCGTCTCCGACTGCCGCCGCCTGGGGACGCGCTACGTCCGCATCGGCATGATGCCGTTCACCGCCATGGCGTCGAAGCAGGCGTGCGAGGCGTGGGCGGCCGAGTGCGAAGAGGCCGCGCAGCGGCTGGCCGCCGAGGGCATCACGCTGTGCTACCACAACCACCACGTGGACCTGGCGCAGTTCGACGGGGAGCGGATCTTCGACATCGTGCGCCGGGTGGCTCCGAGCCTGTTCTTCGAGGTGGACCTGCACTGGGTGCAGCGGGGCGGCATGGCGCCGCTGGCGATGCTCGAGCGCTACGCCGGCGTCTGCAAGCTGATCCACGTGAAGGACTTCCGGGTCACGCCGCTGCCCGCCGACGCGATCGAGAAGATGGCCGCCGGCGACTTCGCGGCGGGCTTCCAGGCGTTCCTCAACCTCGCCCAGTTCGCCGAGGTGGGGCAGGGGAACATGGACTGGCCGGCGCTGCTGCCCGCCGCCGAGCGCGCGGGTGCCGAGTTCCTCTTCATCGAGCAGGACGACACCTACGGTCGCGACCCGTTCGACTGCATCGCCGACTCGCGCGCCTACCTCGCCTCGATCGGCTACTGA
- a CDS encoding Gfo/Idh/MocA family protein yields MTEKVRLGIIGLGAEGGMYADFLAKGMVPNMTLGAICDILPEKQDRFAALGVPFFADHRELIESGTVDAVVTTVPHYLHPEMGIHALENGVHALVEKPAGVYTAQVRDLIEVAERHPELQFGVFFNQRTNPLYKDLKALLDSGELGALRHTSWTITTWWRPQGYYDQSDWRATWGGEGGGVLVNQAPHQLDLWQWLCGVPTSVFAKCAYGFKRDIVVEDEVNALVDFGDGATGSFITATHDLDGTDRLEILCDRGKIVVENSSSVRITRLTDDEQALSRNLDMDAVRRLFTGQLDRAELMTTEEKDYGSVWGAQHVEVLRNFAAAVQGEEELLAPGADGIHGVRLANAIHLSSWLGEEVSLADFDEDAYLTELNRRIAAEGTFPTR; encoded by the coding sequence ATGACGGAGAAGGTTCGTCTCGGCATCATCGGACTGGGCGCGGAGGGCGGCATGTACGCCGACTTCCTGGCCAAGGGGATGGTCCCGAACATGACCCTGGGAGCGATCTGCGACATCCTCCCCGAGAAGCAGGACCGGTTCGCCGCGCTCGGCGTCCCGTTCTTCGCCGACCACCGGGAGTTGATCGAGTCCGGGACGGTCGACGCCGTCGTCACCACGGTCCCGCACTACCTGCACCCCGAGATGGGCATCCACGCCCTCGAGAACGGCGTGCACGCCCTCGTCGAGAAGCCTGCGGGCGTGTACACCGCGCAGGTTCGCGACCTGATCGAGGTGGCCGAGCGCCACCCCGAGCTCCAGTTCGGCGTGTTCTTCAACCAGCGCACCAACCCGCTGTACAAGGACCTCAAGGCGCTGCTGGACTCCGGCGAGCTCGGCGCCCTGCGCCACACCTCCTGGACGATCACCACCTGGTGGCGCCCCCAGGGCTACTACGACCAGTCCGACTGGCGCGCCACGTGGGGCGGTGAGGGCGGTGGCGTCCTGGTGAACCAGGCCCCGCACCAGCTCGACCTGTGGCAGTGGCTGTGCGGCGTCCCGACGTCGGTGTTCGCCAAGTGCGCCTACGGGTTCAAGCGCGACATCGTGGTCGAGGACGAGGTGAACGCCCTGGTCGACTTCGGCGACGGCGCCACCGGCTCCTTCATCACGGCCACCCACGACCTCGACGGCACCGACCGCCTCGAGATCCTGTGCGACCGCGGCAAGATCGTCGTCGAGAACTCCAGCAGCGTGCGGATCACGCGCCTGACCGACGACGAGCAGGCGCTCAGCCGGAACCTCGACATGGACGCGGTCCGCCGGCTGTTCACCGGCCAGCTCGACCGCGCCGAGCTGATGACCACCGAGGAGAAGGACTACGGCAGCGTGTGGGGCGCCCAGCACGTCGAGGTCCTGCGCAACTTCGCCGCCGCCGTCCAGGGCGAGGAGGAACTGCTCGCCCCCGGCGCGGACGGCATCCACGGCGTCCGGCTCGCCAACGCGATCCACCTGTCCAGCTGGCTGGGCGAGGAGGTGTCGCTGGCGGACTTCGACGAGGACGCCTACCTGACCGAGCTGAACCGCCGCATCGCCGCCGAGGGGACGTTCCCCACCCGCTGA
- a CDS encoding MFS transporter, with amino-acid sequence MPDTNYRPEGDPLAGSTQVPGTDDIAALTPAGVSVLDGDEFDDERDFVQPRGRLGGTVALGTAQAIDGSESGITRTFFPQIMAAFGLGNTELGLLNAMGNAARMLFGPIWAMVADRFGRKAVLFVVTGLWGVWTIAAGFAPNWNMLLLIYGVSLIGTVASEPIINGLLGSLYRRSERGKAFGTVRSVAGGLGFVITPLLGQFGQNPEGWRWAFMTMGGLSVVSGVLILLFLHEPQRVSAADQSELKSDAGMFKLSDAAKLFKIPTVALIAPMLLLVTSLVLFGFMGQVWARDLGYGVTNGAYLQTVFAVGSMISAFVGGMLADRFVRWFGHKGRIMLFQIYCVAFGTIIALTMYFATWWDPDVTPLPSKDVLKTNDPSIAYFAMVFLMGLIFSIGFSGCVLPMISSVCPKQLSATSFAVLFSFIQGGINVVYSLAVGIVADAIGSLQLTILIGVCIPYFLNAIYWFVFYKVYPRDVALQAERTRLIEQGRF; translated from the coding sequence ATGCCCGACACCAACTACCGGCCCGAGGGCGACCCGCTCGCCGGGTCCACGCAGGTCCCCGGCACCGACGACATCGCGGCCCTCACCCCCGCCGGGGTGAGCGTCCTGGACGGTGACGAGTTCGACGACGAGCGCGACTTCGTCCAGCCCCGTGGACGCCTCGGCGGCACGGTCGCGCTGGGCACCGCCCAGGCCATCGACGGGTCCGAGAGCGGGATCACCCGCACGTTCTTCCCGCAGATCATGGCCGCGTTCGGGCTCGGCAACACCGAGCTCGGCCTGCTGAACGCGATGGGCAACGCCGCCCGCATGCTGTTCGGACCGATCTGGGCGATGGTCGCGGACCGCTTCGGTCGCAAGGCCGTCCTCTTCGTCGTCACGGGCCTGTGGGGCGTGTGGACGATCGCCGCGGGCTTCGCCCCGAACTGGAACATGCTGCTGCTCATCTACGGGGTCTCGCTGATCGGCACCGTGGCGTCCGAACCGATCATCAACGGCCTGCTCGGCTCGCTCTACCGCCGCTCGGAGCGCGGCAAGGCGTTCGGCACCGTCCGGTCGGTGGCCGGCGGGCTCGGCTTCGTCATCACCCCGCTGCTGGGCCAGTTCGGCCAGAACCCCGAGGGGTGGCGCTGGGCCTTCATGACGATGGGTGGCCTGTCGGTCGTCTCGGGCGTGCTGATCCTGCTCTTCCTGCACGAGCCGCAGCGGGTCTCCGCCGCGGACCAGAGCGAGCTGAAGTCCGACGCCGGCATGTTCAAGCTGTCGGACGCCGCCAAGCTGTTCAAGATCCCCACCGTCGCGCTGATCGCGCCGATGCTGCTGCTCGTCACCTCGCTGGTGCTGTTCGGGTTCATGGGGCAGGTGTGGGCGCGCGACCTGGGCTACGGCGTCACCAACGGCGCCTACCTCCAGACGGTGTTCGCGGTCGGCTCCATGATCTCGGCGTTCGTGGGCGGCATGCTGGCCGACCGGTTCGTGCGGTGGTTCGGGCACAAGGGCCGCATCATGCTGTTCCAGATCTACTGCGTCGCGTTCGGCACGATCATCGCCCTCACCATGTACTTCGCGACGTGGTGGGACCCCGACGTCACGCCGTTGCCCAGCAAGGACGTGCTCAAGACCAACGACCCGAGCATCGCCTACTTCGCCATGGTGTTCCTGATGGGCCTGATCTTCTCGATCGGCTTCTCCGGTTGCGTGCTCCCGATGATCTCGTCGGTGTGCCCCAAGCAGCTCTCGGCCACCTCGTTCGCGGTGCTGTTCTCGTTCATCCAGGGCGGCATCAACGTCGTCTACTCGCTGGCCGTGGGCATCGTCGCCGACGCCATCGGCAGCCTGCAGCTCACCATCCTCATCGGCGTCTGCATCCCGTACTTCCTCAACGCGATCTACTGGTTCGTCTTCTACAAGGTCTACCCGCGCGACGTCGCGCTGCAGGCCGAGCGGACGCGCCTCATCGAGCAGGGCCGCTTCTAG
- a CDS encoding glycoside hydrolase family 3 protein produces the protein MSPTVDLRAVPFRLDDDQVDWVERTLAGLTVEEKVGQLFVGMYFPDPTLDPGLSASGEADLARHGLGGIRYTGGTAAQVQALVNDLQGSSPIPLLVAANPESGGDLCCEEGTYLANGAQCDASDGTEVPYRAGLVGGREASALGVNVAFAPVVDVLVNWRNTVINTRAHGATVDDVLRSTDAQARGLRDADPDLAVCVKHFPGDGTEERDQHLVMGVNELHPEAWDATFGRIYAHHIAAGVEMIMAGHIALPHYSRALDPTLTDADIQPATLSPELIDGLLKTRLGFNGVVMTDASHMIGLTGSMRREDAVPRAIAAGCDMFLFLNDVTEDLGFMMAGVRDGTITPERLDDAVRRVLGLKARLHLPERRARGTLLRRPDALAVVGCEEHLRWRDEAADRCITLVKDTAGVLPLSPRTHRRIRLYYLEGDVRPWGRPTRPWTPSRPNSSRAASR, from the coding sequence ATGAGTCCCACGGTGGACCTGCGCGCCGTCCCCTTCCGCCTCGACGACGATCAGGTGGACTGGGTGGAGCGGACCCTGGCCGGCCTCACGGTGGAGGAGAAGGTCGGGCAGCTCTTCGTGGGGATGTACTTTCCCGACCCGACCCTCGATCCTGGCCTCAGCGCGTCGGGCGAGGCGGACCTGGCGCGGCACGGCCTGGGCGGCATCCGCTACACCGGCGGGACCGCCGCGCAGGTGCAGGCGCTGGTCAACGACCTGCAGGGCTCCTCGCCGATCCCGCTGCTCGTCGCCGCCAACCCCGAGTCGGGCGGCGACCTGTGCTGCGAGGAGGGCACCTACCTGGCCAACGGGGCCCAGTGCGACGCCTCCGACGGAACCGAGGTCCCCTACCGCGCGGGCCTGGTCGGCGGCCGCGAGGCGTCCGCCCTGGGGGTCAACGTGGCCTTCGCGCCCGTCGTCGACGTGCTGGTGAACTGGCGCAACACCGTCATCAACACCCGCGCCCACGGGGCGACCGTCGACGACGTGCTCCGCTCGACCGACGCGCAGGCGCGCGGGCTGCGGGACGCCGACCCCGACCTGGCCGTGTGCGTCAAGCACTTCCCCGGCGACGGCACCGAGGAGCGCGATCAGCACCTCGTGATGGGCGTCAACGAACTGCACCCCGAAGCGTGGGACGCCACGTTCGGCCGGATCTACGCCCACCACATCGCCGCGGGCGTCGAGATGATCATGGCCGGCCACATAGCGCTGCCGCACTACTCCCGGGCGCTCGACCCGACCCTCACCGACGCCGACATCCAGCCCGCCACGCTCAGCCCCGAGCTCATCGACGGGCTGCTCAAGACCCGGCTGGGTTTCAACGGGGTCGTGATGACCGACGCCAGCCACATGATCGGGCTCACCGGCTCGATGCGGCGCGAGGACGCCGTCCCGCGCGCCATCGCCGCCGGCTGCGACATGTTCCTGTTCCTCAACGACGTCACCGAGGACCTCGGCTTCATGATGGCGGGGGTCCGCGACGGCACGATCACCCCCGAGCGGCTCGACGACGCCGTGCGCCGCGTCCTGGGGTTGAAGGCCCGGCTGCACCTGCCGGAGAGGCGGGCGCGGGGGACGCTGCTGCGTCGCCCGGACGCCCTGGCCGTGGTCGGCTGCGAGGAGCACCTGCGCTGGCGCGACGAGGCGGCCGACCGGTGCATCACGCTGGTCAAGGACACCGCGGGCGTCCTGCCGCTGTCGCCGCGCACGCACCGGCGGATCCGGCTGTACTACCTCGAGGGCGACGTGCGTCCGTGGGGCCGGCCGACACGACCCTGGACGCCCTCACGGCCGAACTCGAGTCGCGCGGCTTCGAGGTGA
- a CDS encoding acyltransferase family protein, producing the protein MSTSQVLPRPATASKPTTPRERFAGLDGLRALAILAVFVFHLHDGWLPGGFLGVDVFFVLSGFLITALLVREINDRGRIDLRGFYVRRARRLLPALALCLLLATLIARLVSPELVVGIGRQLAGAATFSTNWLEIASGQSYFDQTAPILFMNLWSLAVEEQFYLLWPIVAFVLLVRLRPGARYLVPLTVAAASTVLMAALFAPGQDATRVYYGTDTHLMGLMLGAALAFTWTGPRRAPVEAFALRHRAWLGPVALAGLLAAMVLLDESSPLTYRGGFAVVSVLTGVLVLATIARGLGAPTPLQRLLDARVPTWIGRRSYGLYLWHWPAIVVADALLPGAPGSVEFGLSRVAAVLATVLVAEASFRFVEAPVLARGYRAVAADAVGRLRRIGVARARAWVALSLVGALAFGALVATAPLQSETARVLVENAVAAEPTLGAPGPAAGSGEPAPGAPEPGPAGAPAPGQSDADTGTAATGTAATAPGQGQQPPRPARAPRRAACRRPRRLPRPRPRPPRRPPRTGRCPPAPRSTASATR; encoded by the coding sequence ATGTCGACCTCGCAGGTCCTTCCCCGGCCGGCGACCGCCTCGAAGCCGACGACGCCGCGCGAGCGATTCGCGGGGCTGGACGGGCTGCGGGCGCTCGCCATCCTCGCCGTGTTCGTCTTCCACCTGCACGACGGCTGGCTGCCCGGCGGCTTCCTCGGGGTGGACGTCTTCTTCGTGCTGTCGGGGTTCCTCATCACGGCCCTGCTGGTCCGCGAGATCAACGACCGCGGCCGGATCGACCTGCGCGGCTTCTACGTCCGGCGGGCCCGCCGGCTGCTGCCGGCCCTGGCGCTGTGCCTGTTGCTGGCCACGCTGATCGCCCGGCTCGTCAGCCCCGAACTCGTCGTCGGGATCGGCCGCCAGCTCGCGGGCGCGGCGACGTTCTCCACGAACTGGCTGGAGATCGCGTCCGGGCAGAGCTACTTCGACCAGACCGCCCCGATCCTGTTCATGAACCTGTGGTCGCTGGCCGTGGAGGAGCAGTTCTACCTGCTGTGGCCGATCGTGGCGTTCGTGCTGCTGGTGCGGCTGCGTCCGGGCGCGCGCTACCTGGTCCCGCTCACGGTGGCGGCGGCCTCGACCGTGCTGATGGCCGCCCTGTTCGCTCCCGGGCAGGACGCGACCCGCGTCTACTACGGCACCGACACGCACCTGATGGGACTGATGCTCGGGGCCGCGCTGGCGTTCACGTGGACCGGCCCGCGGCGCGCCCCGGTCGAGGCGTTCGCCCTGCGGCACCGCGCCTGGCTGGGCCCGGTCGCGCTCGCCGGGCTGCTGGCGGCCATGGTGCTGCTCGACGAGTCCTCCCCGCTGACCTACCGCGGCGGGTTCGCGGTGGTCTCGGTGCTGACCGGCGTGCTGGTGCTCGCGACGATCGCGCGCGGGCTCGGCGCTCCCACCCCGCTGCAGCGCCTCCTGGACGCCCGCGTCCCGACCTGGATCGGACGCCGGTCCTACGGGCTCTACCTGTGGCACTGGCCCGCCATCGTCGTCGCGGACGCCCTCCTGCCCGGCGCCCCCGGATCGGTCGAGTTCGGGCTCTCCCGCGTCGCGGCGGTGCTGGCGACCGTCCTGGTGGCCGAGGCGTCCTTCCGGTTCGTGGAGGCGCCGGTCCTCGCCCGCGGCTACCGCGCGGTCGCGGCGGACGCCGTCGGGCGGCTGCGCCGGATCGGCGTCGCCCGCGCCCGCGCCTGGGTGGCGCTCAGCCTCGTCGGCGCGCTCGCGTTCGGCGCGCTCGTCGCGACGGCGCCGCTGCAGTCGGAGACCGCCCGCGTCCTGGTGGAGAACGCCGTGGCCGCGGAGCCGACCCTCGGCGCGCCCGGCCCGGCCGCCGGCTCCGGCGAGCCCGCCCCCGGCGCCCCCGAGCCGGGTCCGGCCGGCGCGCCCGCGCCCGGGCAGAGCGACGCGGACACCGGCACAGCCGCCACCGGCACAGCCGCCACCGCCCCCGGGCAGGGGCAGCAGCCCCCACGGCCGGCCCGAGCGCCGCGCCGGGCGGCGTGCCGTCGGCCCCGGCGGCTCCCGCGGCCCCGTCCGCGCCCGCCGCGCCGCCCGCCCAGGACTGGTCGGTGCCCGCCGGCGCCGAGATCGACGGCTTCGGCGACTCGATGA
- a CDS encoding LacI family DNA-binding transcriptional regulator gives MAKEPVRMRDVAERAGVAVSTVSRVMTTPNRISAETRKVVLDAARDLGYHHPPPAKTRPGGQGAIAVLIPDITNPYYFDVIRGTQERLRDSGYAAMLFDTEQSAIAELTSLEMLAGNGTPAILAATRLTDEQLGEVAGTLPMVTINRSVPGVPSVSSDTAAVFAQAVDHLVSLGHTRLCYVAGPAGSQSNRQRWEASAAEAARLGVELTSTINFIPRHDAGAAAADAALATGATAALVFNDLLAIGVLARLAARGVRVPDDFSVVGCDDSYGASFCSPPLTTVASPSRRIGREATSMLLARLGGGRPLLGDAVVLPSHLQIRASTGQAPA, from the coding sequence ATGGCGAAGGAACCCGTGCGCATGCGCGATGTGGCCGAGCGCGCCGGCGTCGCCGTCTCGACCGTCTCGCGCGTGATGACCACGCCGAACCGGATCAGCGCGGAGACCCGCAAGGTCGTGCTGGACGCCGCCCGCGACCTCGGCTACCACCACCCGCCGCCCGCCAAGACGCGCCCCGGCGGCCAGGGCGCGATCGCGGTGCTGATCCCCGACATCACCAACCCGTACTACTTCGACGTGATCCGCGGGACGCAGGAGCGCCTGCGCGACTCGGGCTACGCGGCGATGCTGTTCGACACCGAGCAGTCGGCGATCGCCGAGCTGACCTCGCTGGAGATGCTGGCCGGCAACGGCACCCCGGCGATCCTCGCGGCGACCCGGCTCACCGACGAGCAGCTCGGCGAGGTGGCCGGCACGCTGCCGATGGTCACGATCAACCGCAGCGTCCCGGGCGTCCCGTCGGTCAGCTCCGACACCGCCGCCGTCTTCGCCCAGGCGGTCGACCACCTGGTCTCGCTCGGCCACACCCGCCTGTGCTACGTCGCCGGTCCCGCCGGCTCGCAGTCGAACCGGCAGCGCTGGGAGGCCAGCGCCGCGGAGGCCGCGCGGCTCGGCGTCGAGCTGACGAGCACCATCAACTTCATCCCGCGCCACGACGCCGGGGCGGCCGCCGCCGACGCGGCGCTGGCCACGGGCGCGACGGCCGCGCTGGTCTTCAACGACCTGCTGGCGATCGGGGTGCTGGCCCGGCTGGCGGCCCGCGGCGTCCGCGTGCCGGACGACTTCAGCGTCGTCGGCTGCGACGACAGCTACGGGGCGAGCTTCTGCTCCCCACCGCTGACGACCGTCGCCTCGCCGAGCCGCCGCATCGGGCGGGAGGCCACCAGCATGCTGCTCGCCCGGCTCGGCGGCGGCCGGCCGCTGCTGGGGGACGCCGTGGTGCTGCCCTCCCACCTGCAGATCCGCGCGTCGACCGGACAGGCGCCCGCCTGA
- a CDS encoding phosphoribosyltransferase encodes MGDAAREVLTWDRFGEAARDLARQVVDSGYRPDVVLSITRGGLLPAGAIAYALDHKNIHIINVEFYTGVDQRLPQPIFLPPLPSTNYLDDRTVLIIDDVADTGETLRMVRDFCDEHASESRTAVLYEKPRSVIACDYVWKQTDEWIAFPWSSLPPLTTPTRLDN; translated from the coding sequence ATGGGTGATGCGGCGCGCGAAGTCCTGACGTGGGATCGGTTCGGGGAGGCGGCGCGCGATCTGGCGCGCCAGGTCGTCGACTCGGGCTACCGGCCGGACGTGGTGCTCTCGATCACGCGGGGCGGCTTGCTGCCGGCCGGGGCGATCGCGTACGCGCTGGACCACAAGAACATCCACATCATCAACGTCGAGTTCTACACCGGCGTCGACCAGCGACTTCCCCAGCCCATCTTCCTGCCGCCCCTGCCGTCGACGAACTACCTCGACGACCGCACCGTCCTGATCATCGACGACGTCGCCGACACCGGCGAGACGCTGCGGATGGTCCGCGACTTCTGCGACGAGCACGCCTCGGAGTCGCGCACGGCCGTCCTGTACGAGAAGCCGCGCTCGGTGATCGCGTGCGACTACGTGTGGAAGCAGACCGACGAGTGGATCGCGTTCCCCTGGTCGTCCCTGCCGCCGCTCACCACCCCGACCCGCCTGGACAACTAG